In one window of Chitinophagales bacterium DNA:
- the aroE gene encoding shikimate dehydrogenase (AroE; catalyzes the conversion of shikimate to 3-dehydroshikimate) — MRLFGLIGYPLGHSFSKKYFEEKFAREGITDVAFENFSIPSIDQFPKLWQQYPHLSGVAVTIPYKQQVLNYLDTLSPEVAAMQACNCIKLDAGKLVGYNTDIIGFEQSLLPYLKPEHTHALILGTGGAAAGVAFVLGRLGIRYQFVSRNPKGKGLAYDALDVTLMEKHRLIINTTPLGTFPDVDSCAPIPYDLLTNHHHCFDLVYNPAETRFMQKARLKGASVQNGYQMLCIQAEANWRIWNA; from the coding sequence ATGCGTTTATTTGGTCTCATCGGTTATCCTCTCGGGCATTCTTTCTCCAAAAAATATTTTGAAGAAAAATTCGCACGCGAAGGGATAACCGATGTTGCTTTTGAGAACTTTTCCATTCCTTCTATTGATCAGTTTCCTAAACTATGGCAGCAATATCCACACCTGTCGGGCGTGGCTGTAACCATTCCATATAAGCAACAAGTACTAAATTATTTAGATACACTTAGTCCCGAAGTAGCAGCGATGCAAGCTTGTAATTGTATCAAGTTAGATGCTGGAAAATTGGTTGGCTATAACACAGATATCATTGGTTTCGAACAATCACTTTTGCCCTACTTAAAACCCGAGCATACGCATGCACTGATTCTTGGTACGGGTGGTGCTGCGGCCGGCGTGGCTTTTGTATTGGGCAGATTGGGTATTCGTTATCAGTTTGTGTCACGCAATCCAAAAGGCAAGGGTTTGGCTTACGATGCTTTGGATGTTACGCTGATGGAAAAGCATCGGTTGATTATTAATACTACTCCCTTGGGTACTTTTCCTGATGTGGATAGCTGCGCGCCAATTCCTTATGACCTATTAACGAATCACCACCATTGCTTTGATCTGGTCTATAATCCTGCAGAAACACGATTCATGCAAAAAGCGAGATTGAAGGGTGCCAGCGTACAAAATGGATACCAGATGTTATGTATTCAGGCTGAAGCCAATTGGCGGATTTGGAATGCGTGA
- a CDS encoding acyl-CoA thioesterase, with translation MERIKINLPEQFHFTTEIRIRITDVNYGGHVGNDSFLALVHEARQQFLLHHGYSELQFEGVGLIMADAAIEFKAELNYGDTVAISVAAAGFDKLGFDLYYKLEKITAETRMLAGRAKTGMMCYNYTLQKKTSTPEAAIQKLQAG, from the coding sequence ATGGAACGCATTAAAATCAATTTGCCGGAACAATTTCATTTCACCACCGAAATACGCATTCGCATTACAGATGTGAATTATGGTGGTCATGTAGGCAATGACAGCTTTCTGGCATTGGTGCATGAAGCCAGGCAACAATTCTTATTGCATCATGGGTATTCTGAATTGCAATTTGAAGGCGTGGGCTTGATTATGGCAGATGCCGCGATAGAATTCAAAGCAGAACTCAATTATGGTGACACGGTAGCCATCAGTGTTGCCGCAGCAGGTTTCGACAAACTTGGCTTCGATCTCTATTACAAATTAGAAAAGATCACAGCTGAGACACGGATGCTCGCCGGCAGAGCTAAAACAGGAATGATGTGTTACAACTATACTTTACAGAAAAAAACAAGTACGCCTGAAGCTGCTATACAAAAATTACAAGCTGGCTAA
- the rdgB gene encoding RdgB/HAM1 family non-canonical purine NTP pyrophosphatase has product MQTLVFATNNAHKVAEIRSVIGDLFSIITLKEAGIAIDIPEPHDTLEANATEKSRTIFQLTQQNCFSEDTGLECAALNGAPGVKSARYAGEKKDFQANIDKLLLDLSDKSDRSAQFRTVISLILDGKEYQFEGICKGQISATQSGSSGFGYDPIFIPDGDTRHFAEMNLEEKNQFSHRRKATDQLIALLQAYTQHGTH; this is encoded by the coding sequence ATGCAGACTCTTGTTTTTGCCACCAACAATGCACATAAAGTAGCAGAGATCCGTTCTGTAATTGGGGATCTTTTTTCCATTATCACTTTGAAAGAAGCAGGCATTGCTATTGATATCCCTGAGCCACATGATACACTGGAAGCAAATGCCACAGAAAAATCCAGAACCATTTTCCAATTAACGCAGCAAAACTGCTTTAGTGAAGACACCGGTTTGGAATGCGCTGCACTCAATGGCGCGCCCGGCGTAAAAAGTGCACGCTATGCAGGCGAGAAGAAAGACTTTCAAGCAAATATTGATAAGCTGCTCTTAGACCTATCTGATAAATCAGATAGAAGTGCGCAATTCAGAACAGTTATCTCACTGATTCTTGATGGTAAAGAGTATCAATTTGAAGGTATTTGCAAAGGTCAGATCAGCGCAACACAAAGTGGCTCATCCGGTTTTGGTTATGACCCCATTTTTATTCCTGATGGAGATACCCGCCATTTTGCCGAGATGAATCTGGAAGAAAAAAATCAATTCAGTCACAGAAGAAAAGCAACTGATCAACTCATTGCTCTTCTACAAGCATATACCCAACATGGAACGCATTAA
- a CDS encoding branched-chain amino acid aminotransferase, protein MTAALDITVTKVERSKLNEMTLENIPFGKYYTDHMLEADFENGEWKNVEIKPYQPLLLEPSTAAIHYGQAIFEGIKAYKNADGEAFIFRPQDNYRRFNISAQRMQMPEVPEEIFMEGMRMLIELDKNWIPNMKDHSLYIRPFMFSSDPVIGVKPSDSYKFMIILSPTGPYYAAPMRIYVEEKYTRAAPGGVGYAKAAGNYGASMLATAEAKKLGYDQVLWTDAFEHRYLQEAGTMNVFFIIGNKAITPSLEDGTILAGVTRDSAMTILKEMGFDVSEAKITIEDLMDAHKAGILYEVFGTGTAATISLIKELRYKDYVMQFDVDQWRTAPELKARLNDIRYGAVPDTHGWMYKI, encoded by the coding sequence ATGACCGCTGCACTGGATATAACGGTTACCAAAGTAGAAAGAAGCAAGCTGAATGAGATGACGCTGGAGAATATTCCCTTTGGTAAATACTATACAGACCATATGTTGGAAGCCGATTTCGAGAACGGCGAGTGGAAGAATGTAGAGATCAAGCCATATCAGCCATTGTTGCTGGAGCCATCTACGGCTGCTATTCATTATGGTCAGGCAATTTTTGAAGGTATCAAGGCTTATAAGAATGCGGATGGCGAGGCTTTTATTTTCCGCCCGCAGGATAATTACCGCCGATTCAATATTTCAGCCCAGCGCATGCAGATGCCTGAAGTACCGGAAGAGATCTTCATGGAAGGTATGCGTATGCTGATAGAGTTGGATAAGAACTGGATTCCCAATATGAAGGACCATTCGCTCTATATCAGACCGTTTATGTTCTCTTCTGACCCAGTGATTGGGGTAAAGCCTTCTGATTCCTACAAATTCATGATCATCCTCAGCCCAACAGGACCATACTATGCTGCGCCCATGCGTATCTATGTAGAGGAAAAATATACACGCGCTGCGCCGGGTGGTGTTGGTTATGCCAAAGCAGCTGGTAACTACGGCGCTTCTATGCTAGCAACAGCCGAAGCCAAGAAACTTGGTTATGATCAGGTTTTGTGGACAGATGCATTCGAGCACCGTTATCTGCAGGAAGCGGGTACCATGAACGTGTTCTTTATCATTGGTAATAAGGCCATTACGCCATCTCTGGAAGATGGAACCATCCTGGCTGGTGTTACCCGCGATAGCGCCATGACCATCCTGAAAGAGATGGGTTTTGATGTAAGCGAGGCAAAAATCACGATCGAAGACCTGATGGATGCCCACAAAGCAGGTATCCTCTATGAGGTATTTGGTACGGGTACTGCCGCCACTATTTCCCTGATCAAAGAGCTGCGTTACAAGGACTACGTGATGCAATTCGATGTGGATCAATGGAGAACAGCTCCTGAATTGAAGGCTCGCCTGAACGATATCCGTTACGGCGCTGTGCCCGATACGCATGGCTGGATGTATAAGATTTAA
- a CDS encoding 30S ribosomal protein S12, which translates to MPTIQQLVRKGREIIRAKSKSRALDACPQRRGVCTRVYTTTPKKPNSALRKVAKVRLTNKVEVIAYIPGEGHNLQEHSIVLIRGGRVKDLPGVRYHIVRGSLDTAGVKDRKKSRSKYGTKKEKAKK; encoded by the coding sequence ATGCCTACAATACAGCAATTAGTAAGAAAAGGCCGCGAAATCATCAGGGCTAAGAGCAAGTCAAGAGCTTTGGATGCATGTCCTCAGCGTCGTGGTGTATGTACAAGGGTATATACCACAACACCTAAGAAACCAAACTCTGCGCTGCGTAAAGTAGCAAAGGTTCGTTTGACAAACAAGGTGGAAGTGATTGCCTACATCCCAGGTGAAGGTCACAACCTGCAGGAGCACTCTATCGTGTTAATCCGCGGTGGTCGTGTGAAGGACTTGCCAGGTGTACGTTACCATATCGTACGCGGTAGCTTGGATACTGCTGGTGTGAAGGATCGTAAGAAGAGCCGCTCTAAATACGGTACTAAGAAAGAAAAAGCGAAGAAATAA
- the rpsG gene encoding 30S ribosomal protein S7 — MRKAQAKKLPLAPDGRFNDVLVTRFINNLMWQGKKSTALNIFYDAVDKVSKITGEEGYEVWKKALANVTPSVEVRSRRIGGATFQIPSEVRPDRKISLSMKWLIRYSRERNGRTMADKLANEIVAASKGEGAAFKKKEDTHRMAEANKAFSHFKV, encoded by the coding sequence ATGCGTAAAGCACAAGCCAAAAAATTACCCTTAGCGCCCGATGGTCGTTTCAACGATGTACTGGTAACCCGTTTCATTAACAACCTGATGTGGCAGGGTAAGAAGAGCACAGCGCTGAACATCTTCTACGATGCAGTAGATAAAGTGAGCAAAATCACTGGTGAAGAAGGTTATGAAGTATGGAAGAAAGCACTGGCTAACGTAACACCTTCTGTTGAAGTGCGTAGCCGCCGTATCGGTGGTGCTACTTTCCAGATTCCTTCTGAAGTGCGTCCTGACAGAAAGATTTCTTTGAGCATGAAATGGTTGATTCGTTACAGCCGCGAGCGTAACGGTCGTACAATGGCCGATAAGCTGGCAAACGAAATCGTTGCAGCTAGCAAGGGTGAAGGTGCTGCTTTCAAAAAGAAAGAAGATACACACCGTATGGCAGAAGCCAACAAGGCATTCAGCCACTTCAAAGTATAA
- a CDS encoding sugar phosphate isomerase/epimerase, whose product MHTRRHFLRQAALLTTAAAVNPSALFKSKRATGVQLYTLRTELKDIPGTIAKVAQIGYQQVETFGYDAGKYLGMEPKAFAALFEQNKLTTPSGHYYLPEFLFKGNDDVWKRAVEDAQHLKHKYMVVPWLEPQYRKDADGYKKLAARLSKAAELTKDGGMTLAYHNHDFEFENLGGVTAWDILAKETDPSLVKFEMDLYWTVFAGKDPIEVMKAHKGRVVMWHVKDMAAGNKTFAEVGSGTIDFKKIFAVAKLSGMQYFFVEQDQCPGSPFDSIRKSYQYIQTNLI is encoded by the coding sequence ATGCATACCAGAAGACATTTTCTCCGTCAGGCTGCATTGCTAACGACTGCCGCAGCTGTGAATCCATCAGCGTTATTTAAAAGCAAAAGAGCAACGGGTGTACAGCTGTATACCCTGCGTACTGAGTTGAAAGATATTCCGGGCACTATTGCCAAGGTTGCACAGATCGGTTATCAGCAAGTGGAAACCTTTGGTTATGATGCAGGCAAATACTTGGGTATGGAACCCAAGGCTTTTGCAGCCTTGTTTGAACAGAATAAGTTAACAACGCCTAGCGGCCACTATTATCTGCCAGAATTTCTGTTTAAAGGCAATGATGATGTTTGGAAGCGTGCAGTAGAAGACGCACAGCATTTGAAGCACAAATACATGGTTGTGCCCTGGTTAGAGCCTCAATACAGAAAAGATGCTGATGGCTATAAGAAACTTGCGGCGCGACTCAGTAAAGCTGCTGAACTCACCAAGGATGGTGGTATGACACTTGCTTACCATAACCATGATTTCGAATTTGAAAATCTGGGCGGTGTTACAGCCTGGGATATTTTGGCTAAGGAAACCGATCCTTCACTGGTAAAGTTTGAAATGGATTTGTACTGGACTGTCTTTGCAGGCAAAGACCCCATTGAAGTGATGAAAGCGCACAAGGGCAGGGTAGTAATGTGGCATGTGAAAGACATGGCCGCGGGCAACAAAACCTTTGCAGAAGTGGGCAGCGGTACCATTGATTTCAAGAAAATCTTTGCTGTAGCCAAACTTTCCGGTATGCAATACTTTTTTGTAGAACAGGATCAATGTCCCGGCTCTCCGTTCGACAGTATCCGTAAGAGCTATCAATACATCCAAACCAACCTGATATAA
- a CDS encoding DUF1080 domain-containing protein yields MIKHICAIGMLSICAVPAFSQQTQGDPKKTEVWEPVPTMVAPGKTPTAAPADAIVLFDGKNLNQWQAKKGGVAKWKLETDGAMTVVKGTGDIMTKQGFGSCQLHIEWRTPVKVESEGQGRGNSGIFLMGRYELQILDSYNNRTYSNGQAGSLYKQHIPLVNASKKPGEWQVYDVVFTAPTFFSDGNMATPAKFTVFHNGVLIQNNVELRGNTVYIGQPFYEAHSNKEPIILQDHGNAVSFRNIWIREL; encoded by the coding sequence ATGATCAAACATATTTGCGCTATTGGAATGCTTAGCATTTGTGCAGTTCCGGCATTTTCACAACAAACACAGGGCGATCCCAAGAAAACAGAAGTGTGGGAACCTGTTCCTACGATGGTAGCACCCGGTAAAACACCCACAGCAGCCCCTGCGGACGCTATTGTGCTCTTCGATGGTAAAAACTTGAATCAGTGGCAGGCGAAGAAAGGCGGGGTCGCTAAATGGAAGCTAGAGACCGATGGCGCTATGACGGTGGTAAAAGGTACAGGCGATATCATGACCAAGCAGGGCTTTGGCAGCTGCCAGCTCCACATCGAATGGAGAACACCGGTTAAAGTAGAAAGTGAGGGACAAGGCCGTGGTAACAGCGGTATTTTCCTGATGGGCAGATATGAATTGCAGATTTTAGATTCTTACAATAACCGAACTTATTCCAACGGACAAGCAGGTAGTCTATACAAGCAGCACATTCCATTGGTGAACGCCAGTAAGAAACCAGGTGAGTGGCAGGTATATGATGTGGTATTTACTGCGCCTACTTTTTTCTCTGATGGCAATATGGCCACACCAGCCAAATTCACTGTATTTCACAATGGGGTGCTCATTCAAAATAATGTAGAGTTAAGAGGCAATACCGTATACATCGGTCAACCTTTCTATGAAGCACATAGCAATAAAGAGCCCATCATCTTACAAGATCATGGTAACGCGGTAAGCTTCAGAAATATCTGGATCAGGGAATTATAA
- a CDS encoding DUF1080 domain-containing protein translates to MKKISLLAFVLITSLMATAQHNTLTKKEKKVGWQLLFDGKTNKGWHTFNKTTIGSAWQVKDDALMLDASQKENWQTKGGGDIVSDEAYDNFHLKLEWKIATNGNSGIILFIKEDPKYKYAWETGPEMQVLDNAGHPDAKIIKHRAGDLYDLISCSKETVKPAGEWNQVEIISKDGLIEFYLNGEKVVSTTFWNDDWKKLIAGSKFKSMPDFGKFPKGHIGLQDHGDNVWFRNIKIRKL, encoded by the coding sequence ATGAAAAAGATATCACTACTGGCTTTTGTACTGATCACAAGTCTGATGGCAACAGCACAACACAATACTTTAACCAAAAAGGAAAAAAAAGTCGGTTGGCAATTATTGTTTGATGGCAAGACCAACAAAGGTTGGCACACATTCAATAAAACAACTATCGGCAGTGCCTGGCAGGTGAAGGATGATGCATTGATGCTGGATGCTTCTCAAAAAGAAAACTGGCAGACAAAAGGTGGTGGTGATATCGTTTCTGATGAAGCGTATGACAATTTCCATTTAAAATTAGAGTGGAAAATTGCCACTAACGGTAACAGTGGCATCATTCTCTTCATCAAAGAAGATCCCAAATACAAGTATGCTTGGGAAACCGGACCTGAAATGCAGGTATTGGATAATGCTGGTCACCCAGATGCCAAAATCATCAAACACCGTGCAGGTGATTTGTACGACCTGATTTCCTGTTCAAAAGAAACAGTTAAGCCTGCAGGTGAATGGAACCAGGTTGAAATTATCTCCAAGGATGGCCTGATTGAGTTTTACCTCAATGGCGAGAAAGTAGTGAGCACCACTTTCTGGAATGATGACTGGAAAAAACTCATTGCGGGCAGTAAGTTCAAATCAATGCCCGACTTTGGCAAATTCCCCAAAGGTCATATTGGTTTGCAAGACCACGGTGATAATGTGTGGTTCCGCAACATCAAGATTCGCAAATTATAA
- a CDS encoding c-type cytochrome, which produces MKKILVASLFIAAAIACGGGASEKAKETAAAAPTETAAPSVSDNPDYQKGLELVAKSDCLTCHKVAEKNIGPAYQEVAAKYENTEANVKMLAEKIIKGGKGNWGEVMMTAHPTVSQADAEQMVKYILLLKK; this is translated from the coding sequence ATGAAAAAGATTTTAGTTGCCTCATTGTTTATCGCAGCGGCAATTGCATGCGGAGGCGGTGCAAGTGAAAAAGCAAAAGAGACAGCAGCAGCTGCACCTACTGAGACTGCTGCACCTTCTGTAAGTGATAATCCGGATTACCAAAAAGGGTTAGAGCTCGTGGCCAAATCAGATTGTCTTACCTGCCATAAAGTGGCGGAAAAAAATATTGGCCCTGCATATCAGGAAGTAGCAGCCAAGTATGAGAACACTGAAGCCAATGTAAAAATGCTGGCCGAGAAAATCATCAAAGGTGGCAAGGGTAATTGGGGTGAAGTGATGATGACAGCACATCCTACCGTATCTCAGGCCGATGCTGAGCAAATGGTGAAATACATTCTCTTACTGAAGAAATAA
- a CDS encoding sugar phosphate isomerase/epimerase codes for MKTIQGPGIFLAQFLDDKAPFNTLESICAWAASLGFKGVQIPTWDARCIDLQKAAESKTYADELKGIINSYGLEITELSTHLQGQLVAVHPAYDAMFDGFAPEAVRNNPKARTEWAVQQLQYGAKASQNLGLTAHPTFSGALLWHTFHPWPQRPAGLVEEGFKELARRWTPILNYFDECGVDVCYEIHPGEDLFDGITYEMFLKEVNNHPRACLLYDPSHFILQQLDYIQYIDFYHERIRAFHVKDAEFNPTGRQGTFGGYQGWADRAGRYRSPGDGQVDFKTIFSKLTQYNYPGWAVMEWECCIKHPEVGAAEGAEFIKKHIIRVTEKAFDDFANTATDANFNRTILGLQ; via the coding sequence ATGAAAACCATTCAAGGACCAGGAATATTTTTAGCGCAGTTCTTAGATGATAAAGCTCCTTTCAATACACTGGAAAGCATTTGCGCATGGGCTGCATCGCTCGGATTTAAGGGCGTGCAAATTCCTACATGGGATGCGCGATGTATTGATCTGCAAAAAGCTGCCGAAAGCAAAACGTATGCAGACGAATTGAAAGGCATCATCAATAGTTATGGACTGGAGATTACAGAGCTGTCTACACACTTACAAGGACAGTTAGTTGCAGTACATCCTGCCTATGACGCCATGTTCGATGGCTTTGCACCGGAAGCAGTACGCAATAATCCCAAAGCCAGAACAGAATGGGCTGTGCAACAATTACAATATGGTGCAAAAGCATCGCAGAATCTGGGCTTGACAGCTCACCCTACTTTCAGTGGCGCTTTGCTTTGGCATACATTCCACCCCTGGCCGCAAAGACCTGCGGGTTTGGTGGAAGAAGGCTTTAAAGAATTGGCCAGAAGATGGACACCAATCCTCAACTACTTTGATGAGTGTGGTGTGGATGTTTGTTATGAGATTCACCCGGGTGAAGATTTATTTGATGGCATCACGTATGAAATGTTTCTGAAAGAAGTGAACAATCACCCACGTGCTTGCTTATTGTATGATCCATCACATTTTATATTACAACAACTGGATTATATCCAATACATCGATTTCTATCATGAACGCATACGTGCTTTTCATGTGAAGGATGCTGAATTCAATCCTACCGGCAGACAAGGCACATTCGGTGGTTACCAAGGTTGGGCTGATCGTGCGGGACGATATCGTTCTCCCGGTGATGGTCAGGTAGATTTTAAAACCATCTTCAGTAAACTCACGCAGTACAATTATCCAGGTTGGGCAGTGATGGAGTGGGAATGCTGCATCAAACATCCTGAAGTGGGTGCTGCGGAAGGTGCTGAGTTTATCAAAAAGCACATTATTCGTGTAACAGAAAAAGCATTCGATGATTTTGCCAATACAGCAACCGATGCCAATTTCAATCGTACTATCTTAGGACTTCAATAA
- a CDS encoding Gfo/Idh/MocA family oxidoreductase, with protein MNRKLRMGMVGGGKDAFIGAIHRIAANMDGMIELVCGALSINPEVAKDSAKSLFLPESRTYLTYEEMIKAEAALPADQRMDFVTIVTPNFAHFAPAMMALEHGFHVVIEKPITFSLDEAKQLQQKVAETGLLLCLTHTYSGYPMVKQAKQMVKENAFGKIRKVVVEYPQGWLSKLSEREGNAQAAWRTDPKRSGKAGSMGDIGTHAAHLAEYITGLKITQLCADLNIMVPGRMLDDDGNVLLRFDNGAAGVLIASQIAAGEENNLRIKVYGEKGGIEWSQQEPNTLWVKWLDQPMQVLRAGSNYGVHLSSFATHNARTPGGHPEGYLEAFGNIYRNFALTLAARIDGSAPNAEAMDFPGVEDGIRGMAFIDNVVASAGMDTKWKTFEV; from the coding sequence ATGAATAGAAAATTACGGATGGGTATGGTTGGTGGTGGTAAAGATGCTTTTATCGGCGCCATTCACCGTATTGCAGCCAATATGGATGGCATGATTGAATTGGTTTGCGGCGCACTCAGCATCAATCCGGAGGTAGCAAAAGATTCAGCCAAAAGTTTATTTCTTCCTGAATCCAGAACTTATCTCACCTATGAAGAGATGATCAAAGCCGAAGCTGCATTACCTGCAGATCAGCGCATGGATTTTGTTACCATCGTTACACCCAATTTCGCACACTTTGCTCCTGCAATGATGGCTTTGGAACATGGCTTTCATGTGGTGATTGAAAAGCCCATCACTTTCTCTCTGGATGAAGCCAAACAGCTGCAACAAAAAGTTGCAGAAACAGGATTACTGCTTTGCTTAACACATACGTATTCTGGTTACCCAATGGTGAAGCAGGCCAAGCAAATGGTGAAAGAAAACGCCTTCGGTAAAATCAGAAAAGTAGTCGTAGAATATCCGCAGGGCTGGTTAAGCAAGCTGAGCGAAAGAGAAGGCAATGCACAAGCTGCTTGGAGAACAGATCCCAAGCGTTCTGGTAAAGCGGGCAGCATGGGTGATATTGGTACACATGCCGCACATCTTGCCGAATATATTACTGGCTTAAAGATTACACAGCTTTGTGCCGATCTGAATATCATGGTGCCTGGCCGTATGCTGGATGATGACGGCAATGTGCTGTTGCGTTTTGACAATGGTGCAGCAGGTGTGCTGATTGCATCACAGATTGCAGCAGGTGAAGAAAATAATTTACGCATCAAAGTATATGGCGAGAAAGGCGGTATTGAGTGGTCGCAACAAGAGCCCAATACACTTTGGGTAAAATGGTTGGATCAACCGATGCAGGTGCTGCGTGCAGGCAGCAATTATGGCGTACACTTGTCCAGCTTTGCCACACACAATGCCAGAACACCGGGTGGCCACCCAGAAGGGTATCTGGAAGCATTCGGTAATATCTATAGAAATTTTGCACTTACATTGGCTGCAAGAATTGATGGCAGCGCACCAAATGCAGAGGCAATGGATTTTCCTGGTGTAGAAGATGGTATCCGAGGCATGGCATTTATTGATAATGTTGTTGCATCTGCCGGTATGGATACCAAATGGAAAACATTTGAAGTGTAA
- a CDS encoding nucleoside permease, with protein sequence MKSTVRFQLSLMMFLNFFIWGIWFVTMGTYLTKGSIAASDSQAGLAYGTQALGAIIAPFIMGLIADKYFAAQKLLGLIHLAGAVLMYFIYQQSSFDSFYSLLLGYMIIFMPTLALVNAIALKQMDSPEKQFSLVRVWGTIGWIVAGIFVGKILGLEQKAQLQQTFLISSGVSVVLGVLSFFLPNTPPPKAGTTTTVREILGLDALALLKDKNYLIFFLSSVLICIPLAFYYQETNKFLNELQVPEAAFKMSWGQMSETLFLFLMPLFFTRLGVKKMLLIGMLAWVIRYLCFDFGNADSMAWLLYIGIILHGICYDFFFVTGQIYTDERAGERIRSSAQGMITLATYGVGMLIGFWFAGMVTEHYKTADGHDWQKVWIIPAAFAGAVTVLFLIFFKDPKKQTA encoded by the coding sequence ATGAAATCAACTGTTCGTTTCCAGCTTTCGCTGATGATGTTTTTGAATTTTTTTATCTGGGGTATCTGGTTTGTGACAATGGGTACCTATCTCACCAAAGGCAGTATAGCTGCTTCTGATTCGCAAGCAGGTCTGGCATACGGAACCCAGGCATTGGGTGCCATCATTGCCCCTTTTATCATGGGGCTGATTGCAGACAAGTATTTTGCTGCACAAAAATTATTGGGCCTGATTCATTTGGCCGGTGCTGTTTTGATGTATTTCATTTATCAGCAAAGCAGTTTCGATAGTTTCTATTCTTTATTGCTGGGCTATATGATCATCTTCATGCCAACACTGGCATTGGTGAATGCTATTGCATTGAAACAAATGGATAGTCCAGAAAAGCAATTTTCTCTAGTACGTGTTTGGGGAACCATCGGCTGGATTGTTGCCGGCATCTTCGTTGGTAAAATTCTAGGCTTAGAGCAGAAAGCGCAACTGCAGCAAACCTTCCTGATTTCTTCAGGTGTCTCTGTTGTATTGGGTGTGCTCAGTTTCTTCCTGCCTAATACACCACCGCCTAAAGCAGGTACCACAACTACTGTTCGCGAAATTCTTGGTCTGGATGCGTTAGCATTATTGAAGGATAAGAACTATTTAATCTTCTTTTTGAGTTCTGTGTTGATTTGTATTCCGCTTGCTTTCTATTATCAGGAGACCAATAAATTCTTGAACGAATTGCAGGTGCCTGAAGCTGCGTTTAAAATGAGCTGGGGACAAATGAGTGAAACCTTATTCCTCTTCTTGATGCCTTTGTTCTTTACCAGACTGGGCGTAAAGAAAATGTTATTGATTGGCATGTTGGCCTGGGTGATTCGTTATCTCTGTTTTGATTTCGGTAATGCAGACAGCATGGCCTGGTTACTCTATATCGGCATTATTCTCCATGGTATTTGTTATGATTTCTTCTTTGTTACTGGTCAGATTTATACGGATGAAAGAGCTGGTGAGCGTATTCGTTCTTCAGCACAGGGCATGATTACATTAGCGACGTACGGTGTAGGTATGTTGATTGGCTTCTGGTTTGCAGGAATGGTGACAGAGCATTATAAAACAGCAGATGGACACGACTGGCAGAAAGTGTGGATTATTCCTGCAGCTTTTGCAGGCGCAGTAACTGTGTTGTTCCTGATATTCTTCAAGGATCCTAAGAAACAAACAGCCTGA